Below is a genomic region from Sneathia vaginalis.
ATTTTGTATTTTCTAGATTAAAATACCCTTTTTCTTTTACTATACTAGTTAGTATTTTAGGTATGGTCCATAATGACTTTGTATATATGTCTTGGTTGTAAAAATCAAGTAAGTCTTTTAATATTACACAATTTTTGCTAGCACCATACAAACCAACGCCTAAATATTCATTACTTTCGTAACCTATGAAAAAGTCATAGGATAATAGGTCGTCTATTGGTCTTAATATTTGCATATCTATATCTAAATATATTCCACCATTATTATACAATACATCTGTTCTAATGTAGTCGCTACAATAGGCCCATAATTTCTTTTGATAACACTCTTTAAAGAACCTATTTTCCATATACTTATTTAAATCTATGTTCTTTTCATTAATTTCAATGATTTTAAAGTCCTTCAAATATTTTTTCCAAGAATCAAGGCATTGGTAGAATATTTTAGGCTTTTTCTTATCACCTATCCAGATGTAGTAGGCAACTCTAGGTATTCTTTCCATAAATTAAGTCCTTTCATAA
It encodes:
- a CDS encoding glycosyltransferase family 32 protein translates to MERIPRVAYYIWIGDKKKPKIFYQCLDSWKKYLKDFKIIEINEKNIDLNKYMENRFFKECYQKKLWAYCSDYIRTDVLYNNGGIYLDIDMQILRPIDDLLSYDFFIGYESNEYLGVGLYGASKNCVILKDLLDFYNQDIYTKSLWTIPKILTSIVKEKGYFNLENTKYLEERLFYPFSLNEKFTNDCIKKDTYAIHWWNASWSNLRSKLFLETKHLSGIKKILKKIKIVLRVYLKGY